In Clostridia bacterium, a genomic segment contains:
- a CDS encoding sugar phosphate isomerase/epimerase, producing the protein MRKVKLANTTWCCKNIDDALSLVKANKYLEWDLNSLPFSLDLKRMSFVRESIKAYGDVRFHLPYGFWDLGINDDMVFLNSYNYYRRLFSAIESLDLSVAVLHVGSATGSDEGTAIKGLKQLVSVAQEHGLKLCMETLIHGLSSDMKFIKRCMEIEGLYICLDTGHVEVLRRERGDSVLKDIASIKDRIIHAHVYDYEDEKMNHIPFTAESIKTNVWLPLLQTTNCTWYTMELDLQDDQDRQKKIVEDYLSKKYDC; encoded by the coding sequence ATGAGAAAAGTTAAGCTTGCAAATACAACCTGGTGTTGTAAGAATATAGATGATGCTCTTTCGTTGGTTAAAGCAAACAAATATCTTGAATGGGATTTAAATTCACTACCTTTTTCTTTGGATTTAAAACGTATGTCGTTTGTCCGAGAAAGTATTAAAGCATATGGAGATGTCCGTTTCCATCTTCCTTATGGATTTTGGGATTTAGGAATAAACGACGATATGGTTTTTTTGAACTCATATAACTACTATCGTAGATTATTTTCTGCAATTGAGTCACTTGATTTAAGTGTCGCCGTTTTGCATGTTGGATCGGCTACTGGATCAGATGAAGGGACGGCGATTAAAGGATTGAAACAATTAGTGTCCGTCGCACAAGAACATGGACTAAAGCTTTGTATGGAAACATTGATCCACGGCCTTTCTTCTGATATGAAATTCATCAAGCGTTGTATGGAGATCGAGGGCTTATATATTTGTTTAGATACTGGACACGTTGAGGTACTGAGACGGGAGCGTGGCGATAGCGTATTGAAAGATATTGCATCAATAAAAGATAGAATAATTCATGCTCATGTCTATGATTATGAGGATGAAAAAATGAACCATATTCCGTTTACTGCTGAGTCGATTAAAACAAATGTTTGGTTGCCGTTGTTGCAAACGACAAATTGTACATGGTACACCATGGAACTTGATCTTCAGGACGATCAAGATAGACAGAAGAAAATAGTCGAGGATTATTTAAGCAAAAAATACGATTGCTGA
- a CDS encoding topoisomerase DNA-binding C4 zinc finger domain-containing protein has product MTEVYNGYEEKFLTGAAIKQMYVDAFLCDGRHHATVLDVTIPEYIDSTSIKDDEEYRIFCNQYFCRVMNKKTDRLKTFFAHKTLENTIHCNRSKEREPMKCPLCGNRMGIRTGKYGLFWSCTQYPTCKGSSKVKRLGEISYNGFHPYNCD; this is encoded by the coding sequence ATGACCGAAGTTTATAATGGGTACGAAGAAAAGTTTTTGACGGGAGCGGCAATCAAGCAGATGTACGTGGATGCTTTTTTGTGCGACGGGCGTCATCATGCAACTGTGCTTGATGTCACTATTCCAGAGTACATCGATTCTACAAGCATCAAAGACGATGAAGAATACCGCATTTTTTGCAATCAATATTTTTGTCGCGTGATGAACAAGAAAACCGATCGACTGAAAACCTTTTTTGCTCATAAAACATTGGAGAACACTATTCATTGTAATCGAAGTAAGGAAAGAGAGCCTATGAAGTGTCCCTTGTGCGGCAATAGAATGGGGATAAGAACAGGTAAATACGGTTTGTTTTGGAGTTGCACTCAATATCCAACTTGTAAGGGCAGTAGTAAAGTAAAACGATTGGGCGAGATTTCGTACAATGGGTTCCACCCATATAATTGTGATTAG
- a CDS encoding DUF4368 domain-containing protein translates to MNLQLQQQKSHKRTKNVTEQWTALYCRLSCDDDLAGDSNSIKNQKMLLKQYADEQRLKNIRYYVDDGFSGSNFDRPDFKRMLADIDDGLISTVVVKDMSRFGRDHILVGYYTKYYLPEADVRFIAIYDQVDSETNPDDDITPFKNILNEMYAKDCSRKIRAVVKAKGNSGKHISYLPPLGYMKDPDDKEKWIIEEKGAEIVKEIFNLCVKGYGPSKIARILTERGIDTPVIHFHKYNLPTSLKIHEESEIWNPKTIAGILENMEYLGHTVNFKSFKKSYKSRRRIDLPKEDWVIFENTQEPIIDQETFDIVQKIRDSRRRPTEMGEMSVLSGMLYCADCGQKMYLCRCTTMKQAEYFNCSSYRKKKKRTCSSHQITVHAVTDMIKDDLRYTIRFAQDNKEEFLELLKRRNDAKTKRELNQSLKEATGMEARIKELDKIIQSLYEDKVAGKLSEERYFKMSDNYEAEQVELKEKVEKLKSSIDHAKSKMDDISKFITLVDKYSDFEELTPEILRAFIDKVLIYEKQKVDGHIRHTIEIIYNFVGAVEIPDFD, encoded by the coding sequence ATGAATTTGCAACTACAACAACAAAAATCACATAAAAGAACAAAGAACGTAACGGAACAATGGACGGCACTCTACTGTAGGCTAAGTTGCGACGACGATCTCGCCGGAGACAGCAACAGTATCAAAAATCAGAAGATGTTATTGAAGCAGTACGCCGACGAACAGCGACTGAAAAATATCCGATACTACGTTGACGACGGCTTTTCGGGTAGTAACTTCGACCGACCGGACTTCAAAAGGATGCTTGCCGACATCGACGACGGACTCATCTCCACCGTGGTGGTCAAAGATATGTCCCGTTTCGGGAGAGATCACATTCTCGTGGGATACTACACAAAGTATTACCTACCCGAAGCGGACGTAAGGTTTATCGCAATCTACGACCAAGTCGATAGCGAAACCAATCCCGACGACGACATCACGCCTTTTAAGAACATTCTTAACGAGATGTACGCAAAGGACTGTTCGAGAAAGATACGGGCGGTAGTAAAGGCAAAGGGAAATTCGGGGAAACATATCTCATATCTCCCGCCCCTCGGCTATATGAAAGATCCCGACGACAAAGAAAAGTGGATCATCGAAGAGAAAGGCGCGGAGATCGTAAAGGAGATATTCAACCTGTGCGTAAAAGGATACGGTCCGTCGAAGATAGCGAGGATTTTGACCGAACGAGGAATTGACACGCCGGTAATACATTTCCATAAGTACAACTTGCCGACTTCGTTAAAAATACATGAGGAATCGGAAATATGGAATCCGAAAACGATTGCAGGCATTTTGGAGAATATGGAGTATCTCGGTCACACGGTCAACTTCAAGTCCTTTAAGAAATCCTATAAATCAAGACGTCGCATTGATCTTCCAAAAGAGGACTGGGTTATCTTTGAAAATACGCAAGAGCCGATCATTGACCAAGAGACGTTCGACATTGTTCAAAAGATCAGAGATAGCCGTCGTCGCCCAACGGAAATGGGCGAAATGAGTGTGTTATCCGGTATGCTTTACTGTGCCGACTGCGGACAAAAGATGTATCTCTGTCGTTGCACCACGATGAAACAGGCGGAGTACTTCAACTGTTCGTCCTATCGGAAGAAAAAGAAGCGAACTTGTTCTTCTCATCAGATCACCGTTCACGCGGTAACGGATATGATAAAGGATGACCTTCGGTACACGATACGGTTTGCCCAAGACAACAAGGAAGAGTTTTTGGAACTACTGAAACGTCGAAACGACGCCAAAACGAAACGGGAACTCAACCAATCTTTGAAAGAGGCAACGGGGATGGAAGCGAGAATAAAAGAACTCGACAAGATCATTCAAAGCCTGTACGAAGATAAGGTCGCCGGCAAACTCTCCGAAGAACGCTACTTTAAGATGAGCGACAACTATGAAGCCGAGCAAGTGGAATTAAAGGAAAAGGTTGAAAAACTCAAAAGCAGTATCGACCACGCAAAGAGCAAGATGGACGACATTTCCAAGTTTATCACTCTCGTGGACAAATACAGCGACTTTGAGGAGCTGACGCCTGAAATTCTGCGAGCATTCATCGACAAGGTGCTTATCTACGAAAAGCAGAAAGTTGACGGACACATCAGACACACAATCGAAATCATTTACAATTTCGTCGGAGCCGTTGAAATCCCCGACTTCGACTAA
- a CDS encoding methyltransferase domain-containing protein, whose product MNFDNFYSVPTTYFSQEHSGGMEECLKKYNVLPCAAIDIGAGEGRNSIWLSKQGFDVYAIEPSKIGANKIIQRAKECGVKVSVLNTDILNATKNLKDIGFAVALTSLEHMENDYLLEAVKEIKRVLKPGGYIYVIVFTEEDPGYKKDIQNASECALFIKHYFKKEELKDMFSDFEILEYSEYLKEDNTHGPLHYHGKAKLFARKIDNL is encoded by the coding sequence ATGAATTTTGATAACTTCTATTCTGTTCCTACCACATATTTTAGCCAGGAGCATTCTGGAGGAATGGAAGAATGCTTAAAAAAATATAATGTGTTACCTTGTGCGGCAATAGATATTGGTGCAGGAGAAGGTCGCAATTCCATTTGGCTATCCAAACAAGGGTTTGACGTATACGCGATTGAGCCAAGCAAAATCGGAGCAAATAAGATTATACAAAGAGCAAAAGAATGCGGGGTGAAAGTATCAGTATTAAATACCGATATTCTCAATGCGACAAAAAACTTAAAAGATATAGGTTTTGCTGTAGCTTTAACATCGCTTGAACATATGGAAAACGACTATCTATTGGAAGCGGTGAAAGAAATAAAAAGAGTTCTAAAGCCGGGGGGATACATATATGTTATTGTTTTTACAGAAGAAGACCCCGGATACAAAAAAGATATTCAAAATGCAAGTGAATGCGCTTTATTTATTAAACATTATTTTAAAAAGGAAGAACTAAAAGACATGTTTTCCGATTTTGAAATATTGGAGTATTCTGAGTATCTTAAAGAAGACAATACGCATGGACCACTGCACTATCATGGAAAGGCAAAATTGTTTGCAAGAAAAATTGATAATTTATAA
- a CDS encoding glycosyltransferase family 2 protein has protein sequence MEELISIIIPVYNSRNSIKKCLDSVVNQTYEKLEIIVIDDGSTDDSFYIINEFIKNDTRVIYYRQNHAGASAARNYGLSLSHGEYIGFIDSDDYIDKDMYETLLGALKDYDVDISMCGYNTLKNGIVSKRHCGETFLIMDTIELLKEFFSWNLIGAAVWSKLYKRSVFDNLLFEDYSYKEDAAIMYRILAKCQKGIHIGCPKYNYIIQDNSVYRRPFDPSKMCTVKIINDLIAFIRLEFPCLFQNAVLYSVNTYFELLDDIFRLNEPLNYKDEISTCIRNIESLLETEILESNQRKIIEEKLNVIYIPKTF, from the coding sequence ATGGAAGAATTGATATCTATTATAATACCGGTTTATAACTCTAGAAATAGCATAAAAAAATGTTTGGATTCTGTAGTTAACCAAACATATGAAAAACTAGAGATTATAGTTATTGATGATGGATCTACTGATGATTCTTTTTATATAATAAATGAGTTTATCAAAAATGATACTAGGGTAATCTATTATAGACAAAATCACGCTGGGGCTTCCGCTGCTAGGAATTATGGCTTAAGCCTATCGCATGGAGAATATATCGGTTTTATTGATTCCGATGATTATATTGATAAAGATATGTATGAAACTCTTTTGGGCGCTTTGAAAGATTATGATGTCGATATTTCAATGTGTGGCTATAATACCTTAAAAAATGGAATTGTTTCAAAACGACATTGTGGCGAAACATTTCTAATTATGGATACCATAGAATTACTAAAAGAGTTTTTTTCTTGGAATTTGATTGGTGCGGCAGTTTGGAGTAAGTTGTATAAAAGAAGTGTCTTCGATAATTTGTTGTTTGAAGATTATTCTTACAAAGAGGATGCAGCGATTATGTATCGTATTTTGGCTAAATGCCAAAAAGGGATACATATCGGTTGTCCTAAATATAATTATATTATTCAAGATAACAGTGTCTATCGTAGGCCATTTGATCCTTCAAAAATGTGCACAGTAAAAATAATAAATGATTTAATTGCATTTATACGCCTTGAATTTCCATGCCTTTTTCAGAATGCTGTTCTCTATTCTGTAAATACATATTTTGAATTACTTGATGATATTTTTAGATTAAATGAACCACTTAACTATAAAGATGAAATCTCCACTTGTATAAGAAACATAGAGTCTTTACTTGAGACAGAAATACTAGAAAGTAATCAAAGAAAGATTATTGAGGAAAAATTGAATGTTATATATATTCCAAAAACATTTTAA
- a CDS encoding PcfJ domain-containing protein: MNIDHLKPIPESVKRIIVDRYDVQAQVYQNQTRYYAYLDTVDGELVKVTVAVKQDQNKDRFYKQILVHLLHDKKTVFVKDCARGYICGYITGWYYQGLSDKRNYWEDDEWGIYEGKFGVCARIVNLNYLHRTRYKYSGAVEYGTDNVLEYLRIWEKYPQVELLSKIGLGMLAYRKGILQKAAKDKAFVRWLSANREDIRRSACKQAHILYAYDHHITATESDTLHFFRKDRLDGFQYVIDTIPDNEYLQLAKYLKEQNVSTATYNDYLKACLYLGLDMTQSKNRYPHELKRWHDIRTLEYTSKKAEEEEQKQNRIAEGVKQMAAKYGFLETGNDDYTVVIAKSKKELTIEGEYLHHCVGRMGYDAKIAEGRSLIFFLRLVDEPTIPFVTIEYDLQKHRVAQFHAVNNNAPTQPVREYIEKVWAPTITRQLRQMKKVA, from the coding sequence ATGAACATCGACCATTTGAAACCTATTCCCGAGAGCGTCAAGAGAATCATCGTAGACCGCTACGATGTACAAGCACAAGTCTATCAAAACCAGACAAGATACTACGCTTATCTCGATACCGTAGATGGCGAACTCGTCAAGGTCACCGTTGCGGTCAAACAAGACCAAAACAAAGACCGCTTTTACAAGCAGATATTGGTACACCTACTCCACGACAAAAAGACGGTATTCGTCAAGGACTGCGCCAGAGGATATATCTGCGGCTATATAACAGGATGGTACTATCAAGGGCTATCCGATAAACGCAACTATTGGGAAGACGATGAATGGGGCATCTACGAAGGAAAGTTTGGAGTGTGTGCCCGAATCGTCAACCTGAACTACCTACACCGTACCCGATACAAATACAGCGGTGCGGTCGAATACGGCACAGACAACGTGCTGGAGTACCTACGGATATGGGAGAAATACCCCCAAGTCGAATTGCTATCCAAAATCGGGTTGGGGATGTTGGCATACCGTAAGGGCATACTGCAAAAAGCGGCGAAAGACAAAGCCTTTGTCCGTTGGTTGAGCGCCAACCGAGAGGACATCCGAAGAAGCGCCTGCAAGCAAGCCCATATCCTTTATGCCTACGACCATCATATTACAGCGACCGAATCCGATACCTTGCACTTCTTCCGCAAAGATAGGCTCGACGGGTTCCAATATGTAATTGATACTATCCCCGACAACGAATACTTGCAGCTGGCGAAGTATCTCAAAGAGCAAAATGTGAGTACGGCGACCTACAACGATTATCTCAAAGCGTGCCTCTATCTCGGGCTGGATATGACGCAAAGCAAAAACCGCTATCCCCACGAGTTGAAACGGTGGCATGACATACGCACTTTAGAGTACACATCCAAGAAAGCCGAGGAAGAAGAACAAAAGCAGAACCGGATCGCCGAAGGGGTGAAACAGATGGCTGCCAAGTATGGGTTCCTTGAAACGGGGAATGACGATTACACGGTGGTCATTGCCAAGAGCAAGAAAGAACTGACTATCGAGGGAGAATACCTGCACCACTGCGTCGGGCGTATGGGCTACGATGCCAAGATAGCTGAAGGTCGCTCGCTGATCTTCTTCCTTCGACTTGTTGATGAACCCACGATCCCCTTTGTCACGATTGAGTATGACTTACAAAAACACCGCGTCGCTCAATTCCATGCGGTAAACAACAACGCACCGACACAACCCGTGCGTGAGTACATAGAAAAGGTTTGGGCGCCTACCATCACCCGACAACTGAGACAAATGAAAAAAGTAGCATAA
- a CDS encoding transposon-encoded TnpW family protein has protein sequence MEGEIITSNTANNVIIYQEQPDGSLARIRERKIGNTVYTIIARQKPNAKETAFDITKRLIEQNADSLIYTEPLGRCNSGGNKQ, from the coding sequence ATTGAGGGAGAGATTATTACGAGCAACACAGCAAATAATGTAATTATTTATCAAGAACAACCCGACGGCTCGCTTGCGAGAATAAGGGAAAGAAAGATAGGCAATACGGTTTACACCATTATTGCCCGACAAAAGCCGAACGCCAAAGAAACGGCGTTTGACATCACAAAGAGGCTCATTGAGCAAAACGCCGATAGCCTCATATACACGGAACCGCTTGGGAGATGCAATTCGGGAGGTAATAAACAATGA
- a CDS encoding deoxynucleoside kinase: MLRIAICGLDGAGKTTLIEKLKQKLVRDGLSVEQTKVYFTCKTLMETIDENSNGFEIVRRIGMAFDFAEHYYNLNVDADVLISDRYDIDFEVLNDTYDIPQYYKDFMHAIYAQAPRLDLCFYLQADYSLAAERLNKRGNRKENENDDILRRMQKSFEERIKTYPNMVVLDATKAEYEITNDAVKRVILLLKGTI, from the coding sequence ATGTTAAGGATTGCTATCTGTGGTCTTGATGGAGCAGGCAAGACTACCCTAATTGAGAAATTAAAACAAAAACTAGTTAGAGACGGTCTTTCTGTTGAACAAACAAAAGTCTATTTTACTTGTAAAACTCTAATGGAAACAATTGATGAGAATTCAAATGGATTTGAAATTGTTCGGCGTATTGGCATGGCCTTTGATTTCGCCGAACATTATTATAATCTTAATGTGGATGCCGACGTGCTTATATCCGATAGGTATGATATTGATTTTGAAGTGCTTAACGATACATATGATATTCCACAATACTATAAAGATTTTATGCATGCCATATACGCACAAGCTCCCCGATTGGATTTGTGTTTCTATTTGCAAGCGGATTATTCACTTGCGGCAGAAAGATTAAACAAACGCGGCAATAGAAAAGAGAATGAAAACGATGATATCTTAAGACGTATGCAGAAATCTTTTGAAGAAAGAATAAAAACGTATCCCAATATGGTAGTGTTAGATGCAACAAAGGCTGAATATGAGATAACAAATGATGCAGTTAAAAGAGTAATATTATTATTAAAAGGCACAATTTGA
- the folE gene encoding GTP cyclohydrolase I FolE — protein sequence MIDKEKIQQLTKEFLLAIGEDPNREGLMDTPRRVADMCDELLNPTRANAKYTSFEANNFGGIVLVKDIDFSSICEHHLVPFIGKVHIAYIPNDRIIGISKFARIVDKHAKKLQLQERLAQDIVADIQNSMEPKGIAIYIEAKHLCMNIRGIARRNASTVTTMFTGVFDDFKMQEMFMDIIKY from the coding sequence ATGATTGATAAAGAAAAAATTCAGCAATTAACAAAAGAATTCTTACTTGCTATAGGGGAGGATCCTAATAGAGAGGGGTTAATGGATACTCCAAGACGCGTTGCGGATATGTGTGATGAACTGCTTAATCCCACAAGAGCGAATGCAAAATATACTTCTTTTGAAGCTAATAACTTCGGCGGAATTGTATTGGTAAAAGATATTGATTTTTCCTCAATCTGCGAGCATCACCTTGTGCCTTTTATAGGTAAAGTTCATATAGCCTATATCCCAAATGATAGAATCATTGGCATAAGTAAATTTGCGAGAATTGTTGATAAGCATGCAAAAAAATTGCAACTACAAGAAAGATTAGCGCAAGACATAGTTGCTGATATTCAAAACTCAATGGAGCCTAAAGGTATTGCAATATATATCGAAGCAAAACACTTGTGTATGAATATTCGTGGGATTGCGCGTCGAAATGCATCAACAGTAACGACTATGTTTACAGGGGTTTTTGATGATTTTAAAATGCAAGAAATGTTTATGGACATAATAAAGTATTAA
- a CDS encoding nucleoside deaminase, producing MRDDSFWMREAIKLAEEGMKEYSELPISTILVANDKEIGRGVTANVREGGVIAHGELNVLLAAKRQVFSCERPLVLYTTLEPCIMCLGAAIECGVDKIVYAMPALPDGGACYADRMRGIKEKIPEIVGGVLETEEYLLMKKFIETHNETNPAWYYVNQLVREYEASLK from the coding sequence ATGCGAGATGATTCATTTTGGATGCGTGAAGCAATTAAACTTGCAGAAGAGGGTATGAAAGAATATTCAGAGTTACCTATCTCGACTATTTTAGTTGCCAATGATAAAGAAATTGGAAGAGGTGTTACCGCTAATGTGCGAGAAGGTGGGGTAATTGCGCATGGAGAATTAAATGTTCTGCTTGCCGCAAAACGGCAAGTGTTTTCTTGTGAACGGCCTCTTGTACTCTATACAACTCTAGAGCCTTGTATTATGTGTTTGGGAGCTGCGATTGAATGTGGTGTTGACAAAATTGTATATGCGATGCCCGCTTTACCTGATGGTGGAGCGTGCTATGCAGATAGAATGAGAGGGATAAAGGAAAAGATACCTGAAATTGTTGGCGGCGTTTTGGAAACAGAGGAATACTTACTTATGAAGAAGTTTATTGAAACCCATAATGAAACCAACCCCGCATGGTATTATGTTAATCAATTGGTTAGAGAATACGAGGCATCATTAAAATGA
- a CDS encoding PcfK-like family protein: MIQLNLSHKGTEQTKVYNYLCQHATEALAEKIEHGVRVQKDGQTLISAKTLEGFMKYAGEQARKQAAKGASYAMIDDDVVYGWAMHYFEEDSILGDLYTEDGEAYKSKPTPSPIPTAAPKTAPAKPVAKEPSLFDWLEERDKAPDEGEEEQEEEHETVAPLSFTQEHIEEEEQDEVQEETQVQPTVGQRQNEVPVEQPKAQPKPCSSLFDIFGDDIVEG, encoded by the coding sequence ATGATTCAACTCAACTTATCCCACAAAGGAACCGAGCAGACGAAGGTGTACAACTATCTCTGCCAACACGCGACCGAAGCCCTAGCCGAAAAGATTGAACACGGCGTACGGGTGCAGAAAGACGGTCAAACTCTGATAAGCGCCAAAACGCTGGAAGGGTTTATGAAATACGCCGGCGAGCAAGCGAGAAAGCAAGCAGCCAAAGGTGCGAGCTACGCCATGATAGATGATGACGTCGTCTACGGATGGGCGATGCACTACTTTGAAGAGGACAGCATTCTCGGCGATCTCTATACCGAGGATGGCGAAGCATACAAGTCGAAACCGACACCTTCTCCGATACCTACGGCGGCACCTAAAACAGCACCGGCAAAACCCGTAGCAAAAGAGCCGTCATTATTCGATTGGCTGGAAGAAAGAGATAAAGCGCCCGACGAGGGCGAAGAAGAACAAGAGGAGGAGCACGAAACCGTTGCCCCTCTTTCTTTTACCCAAGAACACATTGAGGAGGAAGAACAAGATGAAGTACAAGAAGAAACGCAAGTGCAACCTACGGTTGGGCAACGACAAAACGAAGTCCCCGTGGAGCAACCCAAAGCACAACCCAAGCCGTGTAGCAGTCTATTCGACATATTCGGCGACGACATCGTGGAGGGCTAA
- a CDS encoding terpene cyclase/mutase family protein: MEKLESKKIENAIKRGANYLFLMQNPDGGIKYQDEKSTKSGIWVTAEALEFFLSSKVIQMTAYEKVVRMIDFIVKTQDKDGAWSVIPNDVGMSDDKELSAITTGHCVFVLKMALVGGNIESGKRIKELRNAIKKGEAWLRQHKREANGLCYWGSDSSEPQGDLGQRMECIFMSYYAVKGFLNPDDYAEDENDDQIIIARVVAFFNQQADFFINTYAAKINTLTLGDFAKISSTICRILRGLFYLGANISHERREGLKKLLESCSKSPLMTSSIRVSDALARQYTATYNNNTPFDMAIALIILETNITTISEILNEYLNHQDSEGFWYLNFSDAYDIKTWSTAEALLVLEKAFNKYNYIALDNEKQFFEEEKKNILHQIESLEKKNNSLRTSALIAIIISIALSVMGIIAIAIWSGLTPEENKNKILTYVLDILIVPLVINILSSVIMALKNSDIIKSNNQKKHVKKTKKMEE; encoded by the coding sequence ATGGAAAAGCTCGAATCAAAAAAAATAGAAAATGCAATAAAAAGAGGAGCAAACTATCTGTTTTTAATGCAAAATCCTGACGGCGGAATAAAATATCAAGATGAAAAGTCAACAAAAAGTGGCATATGGGTAACTGCTGAAGCATTAGAGTTTTTCTTATCATCTAAGGTAATTCAAATGACAGCATACGAAAAAGTTGTTCGCATGATTGATTTCATAGTGAAAACGCAGGATAAAGATGGCGCTTGGAGTGTGATACCAAATGATGTGGGAATGTCCGACGACAAGGAACTTTCTGCTATTACTACAGGGCATTGTGTTTTTGTTTTAAAAATGGCGTTAGTTGGGGGAAATATAGAAAGTGGCAAAAGGATTAAAGAGTTGCGTAATGCAATCAAAAAAGGTGAGGCATGGTTAAGGCAACATAAAAGAGAAGCCAATGGATTGTGCTATTGGGGATCGGATTCTAGCGAGCCTCAAGGCGATTTGGGTCAACGGATGGAATGTATCTTCATGAGTTATTATGCGGTTAAAGGTTTTTTAAATCCTGATGATTATGCAGAAGATGAGAACGATGATCAAATAATCATCGCAAGGGTTGTGGCTTTTTTTAATCAACAAGCGGATTTTTTTATAAATACGTATGCGGCTAAAATCAATACATTAACTCTTGGCGATTTTGCTAAAATCTCGTCTACAATTTGTAGAATTTTAAGAGGACTATTCTATTTAGGTGCCAACATATCACATGAAAGAAGAGAAGGCTTGAAAAAACTACTAGAATCTTGCTCGAAGAGTCCATTGATGACATCATCAATTAGAGTTTCTGATGCACTTGCTAGACAATATACTGCGACATACAACAATAACACACCTTTTGATATGGCAATTGCGCTTATTATTCTTGAAACGAACATAACAACAATTAGTGAGATACTCAACGAATATTTAAATCACCAGGATTCAGAAGGTTTTTGGTATTTAAACTTTAGTGATGCCTATGATATTAAAACCTGGTCTACAGCCGAGGCGTTATTGGTGTTAGAAAAAGCCTTTAACAAGTATAACTATATAGCATTAGATAACGAAAAACAGTTTTTTGAAGAGGAGAAAAAAAATATATTGCACCAGATCGAATCTTTAGAAAAGAAAAATAATTCTTTAAGAACCAGTGCATTAATTGCAATAATTATATCAATTGCATTATCTGTAATGGGAATAATTGCTATTGCAATTTGGTCAGGCTTAACTCCAGAAGAAAACAAAAATAAAATTTTGACTTATGTTTTGGATATATTAATAGTCCCACTTGTAATTAATATTTTGTCAAGCGTTATCATGGCATTAAAAAATAGCGATATTATTAAGTCTAACAATCAAAAAAAACATGTAAAAAAAACTAAAAAAATGGAGGAATAA